TCGTTGAGCGCGGCGGCCACACCGGAGGGCGCCGGGGTGAGGGACTTCACCAGCGTGTCGAGCGCGGTGCCCGGGGAGACCTCGCGCCGCGCGCCGTTCACCAGGATGTTCATACGAGCTGCTCCATACGTACGGTGTCGAACCGGCGCGGCGTGAAGGCCCGCGCCTCGTCGGGCAGTTCACCGGTGGCCAGAACAGCGGCCATGGCGTCTCCCGTGACCGGTGTCAGCAGCACACCGTTGCGATAGTGGCCGGTGGCCAGCAGCAGCCCCTCCAGGGCGGTCGGGCCGAGCAGCGGCGCGTTGTCGGGGGAGGCGGGGCGCAGGCCGGCCCGGGTCTCCGTCAACGGCAACTCGGTGATCCCGGGGACGAGTTCGTGGGCGTCGCGCAGCAGCTCGTACACACCGCCCGCCGTGACCGTCGTGTCCCAGCCCAGCTCCTCGCTGGTCGCCCCGACGACCAGTTCACCGTTCTCGCGCGGCACCAGATAGACCTGGCTGCCGCGCACCACGGCCCGCACGGTACGGCTCAGGAACGGCGCGTACCGCCCTGGCACGGTCAGCCGCAGCACCTGCCCCTTCACGGGCCGTACGGGCGGCAGGACGGCCTCCGGGACCCCCGCGAGCCGCCCGCTGAGGCTGCCCCCGGCCAGCACGACCGACCCGGCGGCCAGTTCGTCGCCGCCGGAGTCCAGGACCCCCACGGCCCGTCCCCGCCGTACGTCGAGCCGCTCGGCCCAGGTCCGGCGCAGCACCACCCCGGCCCGCTCGCACGCGTCGACCAGCGCCCCGGCCAGCCGCCGCGGATCGACCTGGTGGTCGCCGTCCACCCGCAGCCCCCCGCGCACGCCCGGCGCGAGCATCGGCTCCAGGCGTCGGCATTCGCGCCCCGAGAGCCACTCCGACTCCAGGCCGGACCGCTGTTGCAGGGCGTGCAGTTCGCGCAGTTCGGCGCGGTCGTCGGAGTCGAGCGCGACGGCGAGCGTGCCGCAGCGGCGGTAGCCGAGGTCGCGGCCGGTCAGCTCGGTGAGCTCGGCCACGAAGTCCGGGTAGCGGCGGGCCGACTCCAGGTTCAGCCCCAGCAGGGTCTGCTCGCCGTGGTGCAGTTCCGTGACGGCGGCCAGCATCCCGGCCGCCACCTGCGCGGCCCCGCCGCCCGGCACGGGATCCACGACGGTCGTGGCGAGCCCGCGCTGCGCGGCCCGCCAGGCCGTCACGAGCCCGATGATCCCGCCTCCGACGACAACGACGTCCGAGGTGTGTGTACGCGACATGGGCGTCCAGCCCCTCCCTTCGCCGGCATGACCCGGATCAGGTTCGTACGGTCGGAGGCCGCCCAGCCTCCCTCTCAGCCCGGTCCGCCCGGGCTCCCGCGAGTGCTTACGCTGGTCAGCCTAGCCCGCAGAGCAACGCACACGTAAGGGAGCCTTTGCCCATGCCCCGCTCGCTCGACGGTCTCGGCGTCAGCTACACGCGGTAGTGGTAGGAACGCGGTGTGCTGTGCGAGAGCCAAGCTGGCACAATTACCTCCCATATCCTCTGGGGCAACCGGGCTGGTTCCAACCCGGCTGGTGCTGATCACGTCAGACCCGATCGTTCACTGAGCGGCCGAGCAGTGTGAGCCAGGAATCCCCCTCGGTTGCGAGGGGGAGGGTTCAACTACCACGAGCAGGACGAGATCTGGGCCGAGTGCACGGGCGGATGTCCGACCCGGTGCTCGGCCCGGTGAGCACCTGGGTCGTCTGGCACTGTGCAGTAGGTCACTTCCCGCGCCCACTGACTGACAATTTGTCAGTTGTCTATGGTGATCGGGTGAGTGAGCAGACGCAGGCGCAGGGCACACCGGGCGGGTCGCAGCCGGAACGCGTGGTCGTGGTGGGTGCGGGCATGGCCGGGGTACAGACCGCGGTCGCCCTGCGGGAGCAGGGGTTCACCGGCACCGTCACGCTTCTCGGCGCCGAACCCCACCAGCCGTACGACCGGCCGCCGCTGTCCAAGGCGGTCCTGCTCGGCAAGGCGGAGGGCTCCGCCTTCGACATCGACTTCGAGGCCCTCGGCATCGAACTGCTGCTCGGGCGCGAGGTGCTGGGCGTCCGCGCCGCCGAACACGAGGTGGACACCCCGGACGGACCGGTGCCCTACGACGTCCTGGTCCTCGCGACCGGCGCCGAACCGATCCGGCTGCCGGGCACCGAGGGCGTACCCGGTGTGCATCTGCTGCGCACCCTCGACGACGCCGAGCGGCTGCGGCCCGTACTCGCGCGCCAGCACGACATCGTGGTCGTCGGGGCCGGCTGGATCGGCGCCGAGTTCGCCACCGCCGCGCGCGAGGCGGGCTGCGCGGTCACCGTCGTCGAGGCCGCCGACCGGCCGCTCGCGGGCGCCCTGCCCGCCGAGGTGGCCGCGCCGATGGCCGCCTGGTACGCCGACAGCGGCGCCTCGTTGCGCACCCACGCGCGCGTGGCCCGCGTCGAGCCCGGCGCGGTGGTGCTCGACGACGGCTCGCGGCTGCCCGCGGGCGCCGTCGTCGTCGGCATCGGGGCCCGCCCGGCCACGGCCTGGCTCACGGGCTCGGGAATCGCCCTGGGCGACCACCGCGAGGTCGTCGCCGACGACCACCTGCGCACCTCCGCGGCGGACGTCTACGCGGTCGGCGACTGCGCCTCCTTCCCTTCGGGAAGGTACGGCCGGCGTCTTCTGGTCCACCACTGGGACAACGCCCTCCAGGGGCCCCGCACGGTCGCCGCGAACATCATCGGGGAGACCCCGGCGGTCTACGACCCGGTCCCGTACTTCTGGTCGGAGCAGTTCGGCCGCTTCGTCCAGTACGTCGGCCACCACCAGTCCGCCGACACCACCCTGTGGCGGGGCGACCCCTCCGGCCCCGCCTGGACGGTCTGCTGGCTGCGGGAGGGCCGCCTGGTCGCCCTGCTGGCCGTGGGCCGCCCCCGGGACCTGGCCCAGGGGCGCCGCCTGGTCGAGGCGGGCACCCTGATGGACGCCGCCGCCCTGACGGACCCGTCCCGGCCGCTGAAGGCGGCCACGGTCTAGCGCGGCACGGCCCGGCGCCACCGGATCGGCGCAGGTCGGAGGGGCCCGGCTTCCGACTGTCAGTGCGGGATGGCACGCTTGTCCCGTGACCGAGATTGACGCAAAGATCGATGCTCTCGTCCCTGCCTGGCTCACCCTCCCCGACATCGCGGAAATCCTCGATATCGAGGTGACGCGCGTCCGGCAGCTGGTCAAGGAGGGCCAAGTGATCGCCGTACGCCGTGGTGAGAACCGTGCGCTGCACGTTCCCGCCGCCTTCATCGACGGGGTCGAGCGCAAGGTCGTCAAGGGCCTCACCGGCACCTTGACGCTCCTGCGGGACGACGGCTACTCCGACCAGGAGATGCTGGAGTGGCTCTTCACTCCCGACCCGAGCCTGCCCGGCACTCCCGCGCAGGCCCTCGCCGAGAATCGCGGCACGGAGGTGAAGCGTCGCGCCCAGGCGCTCGCCGTCTGATCCGACCAGCCGTTCCGGTGTGCGGGCCGTGGTCCGTACACCGCCACACCACACAGGGGCGCGCCCGGGGACACCCCCCCCCACGGGCGCGCCCATGGGGGACACCCGTATGCCCGAGACGACCGACACCGTGCCCGGGGCGACCACCGACGCCCGCACGACCCGCCCGCGGCTCGCCGACGCCCGGGTCTACCTCTGCACGGACGCCCGCAGACGGCAGGGCGACCTCGCCGAGTTCCTGGACGCCGTCCTGGCCGGCGGGGTCGACATCGTGCAGTTGCGCGACAAGGGCATGGAGGCGGCCGAGGAGCTGGACCACCTCCAGGTCTTCGCCGACGCCTGTGCCCGGCACGGCAGGCTCCTCGCGGTCAACGACCGCGCGGACGTCGCCCACGCGGCCCGTGCCGACGTACTTCACCTCGGTCAGGGCGACCTGCCGGTCCCGGCGGCCCGCGCGATCCTCGGCGAGGACATCGTCATCGGCCGCTCCACGCACACGGAGTCGGAGGCCGCCGAGGCCGCCGCCCAGGAGGGCGTGGACTATTTCTGCACCGGCCCGTGCTGGCCCACCCCGACCAAGCCCGGCCGCCACGCACCCGGCCTCGACCTGGTCCGCTTCACCGCCGACCTCGGCACCGGCCGCCCCTGGTTCGCCATCGGCGGCATCGACCTGGGCAACCTGGACGAGGTGCTGGCGGCGGGCGCCCGCCGGGTCGTCGTCGTACGGGCGATAACGGAGGCCGACGACCCGGGCGCGGCGGCGGCGGAGTTCGCCAAGCGGCTGCGAGCCCTGTAGCCGGTGTCCGAGGCGTGGACAACAAGTCGACAATCCGGGCAAATTTCCGCCATTCGGTTGGGGGACCGCCGCCCCCTGACTAACCTGCGGGTATGGCCCTAGGAACCGCGTCCACCAGGACTGACCACGCACGCACGGTGCGTGACATGCTCGCGTCCGGCAAGACCACGTATTCCTTCGAGTTCTCGGCGCCCAAGACT
The DNA window shown above is from Streptomyces sp. NBC_01451 and carries:
- a CDS encoding Rv2175c family DNA-binding protein yields the protein MTEIDAKIDALVPAWLTLPDIAEILDIEVTRVRQLVKEGQVIAVRRGENRALHVPAAFIDGVERKVVKGLTGTLTLLRDDGYSDQEMLEWLFTPDPSLPGTPAQALAENRGTEVKRRAQALAV
- the thiS gene encoding sulfur carrier protein ThiS codes for the protein MNILVNGARREVSPGTALDTLVKSLTPAPSGVAAALNETVVPRARWSSTSLSEGDRVEVLTAVQGG
- the thiE gene encoding thiamine phosphate synthase; this translates as MPETTDTVPGATTDARTTRPRLADARVYLCTDARRRQGDLAEFLDAVLAGGVDIVQLRDKGMEAAEELDHLQVFADACARHGRLLAVNDRADVAHAARADVLHLGQGDLPVPAARAILGEDIVIGRSTHTESEAAEAAAQEGVDYFCTGPCWPTPTKPGRHAPGLDLVRFTADLGTGRPWFAIGGIDLGNLDEVLAAGARRVVVVRAITEADDPGAAAAEFAKRLRAL
- a CDS encoding NAD(P)/FAD-dependent oxidoreductase is translated as MSEQTQAQGTPGGSQPERVVVVGAGMAGVQTAVALREQGFTGTVTLLGAEPHQPYDRPPLSKAVLLGKAEGSAFDIDFEALGIELLLGREVLGVRAAEHEVDTPDGPVPYDVLVLATGAEPIRLPGTEGVPGVHLLRTLDDAERLRPVLARQHDIVVVGAGWIGAEFATAAREAGCAVTVVEAADRPLAGALPAEVAAPMAAWYADSGASLRTHARVARVEPGAVVLDDGSRLPAGAVVVGIGARPATAWLTGSGIALGDHREVVADDHLRTSAADVYAVGDCASFPSGRYGRRLLVHHWDNALQGPRTVAANIIGETPAVYDPVPYFWSEQFGRFVQYVGHHQSADTTLWRGDPSGPAWTVCWLREGRLVALLAVGRPRDLAQGRRLVEAGTLMDAAALTDPSRPLKAATV
- the thiO gene encoding glycine oxidase ThiO codes for the protein MSRTHTSDVVVVGGGIIGLVTAWRAAQRGLATTVVDPVPGGGAAQVAAGMLAAVTELHHGEQTLLGLNLESARRYPDFVAELTELTGRDLGYRRCGTLAVALDSDDRAELRELHALQQRSGLESEWLSGRECRRLEPMLAPGVRGGLRVDGDHQVDPRRLAGALVDACERAGVVLRRTWAERLDVRRGRAVGVLDSGGDELAAGSVVLAGGSLSGRLAGVPEAVLPPVRPVKGQVLRLTVPGRYAPFLSRTVRAVVRGSQVYLVPRENGELVVGATSEELGWDTTVTAGGVYELLRDAHELVPGITELPLTETRAGLRPASPDNAPLLGPTALEGLLLATGHYRNGVLLTPVTGDAMAAVLATGELPDEARAFTPRRFDTVRMEQLV